The DNA window aatattTTAAAACTGAATCATTagtgaagtaataataataatagtctttttcctattttttttttacacaaaactaCATCATCAAATACAATATAAACTAATATTTTAAAAGTGAATCATTAGTTAAGTAATAAAAATaatcatccctccatccattttctaccgcttgtcccgttcgaggtCACGGGGGCGTAAGAATAatagtctttttttatttatttttttatttatttttaatacacaacTTCAACAAAACTACAtcaaatacaatatataccaatattTTAAAACTGGAATCATTAGTGaagtaataagaataataatagtcttttttttttacacaattacaACAAAACTATATCATCAAACACAATATATACCAATATTATAAAACtgaataattagtgaagtaataataagtctttttttctttttttttttacaaaactacaacaaaactacatcatcaaatacaatatataccaatattTTAAAACTGAACCATTAgtgaagtaataataatagtcttttttttttatttttttattttttttacaaaactacataatcaaatacaatatataccaatattTTAAAACTGAATCATAAGTGaagtaaaaagaacaatagtcttttttttttacacaacaataacaaaactACATCATCAAATACAATATATACTAATATTTTAAAACTGAATCATtaataaagtaataataatagtctttttttatgtatttatttttttacacaacaataacaaaactACATCATCAAATACAATACATACCAATATTTCAAAACTGAATCATTggtaaagtaataataatataatagtctttttttatgtattttttttttacacaactacaacaAAACTACATCATCAAATAGAATATATACCAATATTTTAAAACTGAATCATTagtgaagtaataataataatagtctttttccttttttttttacacacaactaCAACAAAACTACATCATCAAATACAATATATACTAATATTTTAAAAGTGAATCATTAGTTAAGTAATAAAAATAATCATccgtccattcattttctaccgcttgtcccgtttttttttttaatacacaacTTCAACAAAACTACATCAAATACAATATATTCCAATATTTTAAACTGGAATCATTAGTGaagtaataagaataataatagtcttttttttttacacaattacaACAAAACTGTATCGTCAAAAACAATATATACCAATATTATAAAACTGAATCATTAGTGAAGTAAtaagtctttttttcttttttttttttacaaaactacaACAAAACTACATCATCAAATAGAATATATACCAATATTTTAAAACTGAACCATTAGTGAAGTAAtaatagtcttttttttaattattattttttttttttacaaaactaaaTCATCAAATACAATATATGCCAATTTTTAAAATTGAATCATAAgtgaaataaaaagaacaatagtctttttttttttacacaataataacaaaacTACATcattaaatacaatatataccaatattTTAAAACTGGATCATTAGtgaggtaataataataatgagtctTTTTTTACACAACTACAACTAAACTACATAAtcaaatacaatatataccaatattTTAAAACTGGATCATTagtgaagtaataataataatagtttttgggttttttacacaactacaacaAAACTACATTGTCAAATAGAATATATAGCAGTGTTTTAAAACTCAATAATTAgtgaagaaataataataataataatggtatttttaaaattgtttttttttattttttttacccaacTACAACAAAACGACATCATCAAATAGAATATATACCAATATTTTAAAAGGgaaagtgctagctttttgagctaattttgcaactgtttaccctAGAGTCATAAAACTTGACAGCTGTTAAGTagtgtgctaacgttagcatgctaataataaaATTCTAACTTGTTTtccaaattttacacttttttctctaattccTCAGCGATACACCTCGCCTTctccagtttttttttactgacatACTATTCATGTTTGAATAAGGTTTACTGCAAATAAATACCAGTTATCAGCTTCCTTGACCACCGATGATCGATTGCGGCCCTGAACAACACTCATGTCGGTTAGTTTCAGCTGCAATAACACTCCATCCTTTCAGCAAACAAGCGAAATAGTCGACAGGTGTCACGGTCGATGATAACGTCGGGGAAACTATTAGAAGAAAAAAGAATGATCAGGGCTTTCCGTTAGAAACACACAAAGTGTTTGTCTCAATAAACCTCTCGATTGTGTCTTTTCGTGCGAGTCTGCTTCCTGGttgccgatgatgatgatgatgatgatgatgatggccgtCCCTCTGCACCTGTCGGGTCAACATGTGCCCCGTTTCGGGCGTCGGGTTACATCTCCATCACTGCCGCCATAAAAGGAAGGAGGTCCGTGGGATTTGTCCAAGGCCGCCAGAGCCCAAACGTCCTCGTAAAGCCGCGTCCGAGGGGATCCGGAGGGTCCGGGTCCGGGGGAGGGGATTGATCGGGCCAGCTGTTTGGATCCAGAGAAGGAAGAACGGGAAGGATTGGATGTCACCTTCGTGCTCGCCAaccacaaaaaacattaaaacaagattttacggtaaaaaaaaaaaactggcatctctgttgcttgaattttactgctaaaaacagtggtgttgtttctccattccattctatttattccatttttttttaatatgatgtaaaaaaaacaaacacttgttTTACtataaattctggtgactgagatgacagtttttaaagaaaatttgaatattttttgtcaaaatatattgttaatgtattatatatatatatatatatatatatacatatatacacacattgtcaATGTTAAAAAGAAAGGATTGGATGTCACCTACGTGCTTGACAATTTCCGTTATTTCctcatgtaaagcgctttgagtcactagagaaaaagcgttatataaatatccttcacttcacttcatttcacttgaTTATCAATCGAATTgtcgactgtaaaattgacaatagatttcacgtttttaccgtaaaatcaacttttgGTAACGTTTTCCTTCATAAAAAAACTTCAAACaagatttcatggtaaaacaaaacaaaacttgcagCTATGTTTTACCACTAAAAACAGTgctattgtttctccattccattctatttattccattttttttctatatgATGTTAAAAAACCCActcattttactataaaattctggtgactgagctgccagtttttatagtaacacttaaatattttttgtcaaaatatattgttaatgtattttatatatatatatatatatatacacgcacacacacacacacagaggggcaaaacagtatttattcagccagcgattgtgcaagttctcccacttaaaatgatgacagaggtctgtcattttcatcatagctacacttcaactgtgagagacagaatgtgaaaaaaaaaatccagaaattcacattgtaggaattttaaagaatttatttgtaaattatggtggaaaataagtatttggtcaaccattcaaagctctcactgatggaaggaggttttggcttaaaatctcacgatacatggccccattcattctttccttaacacggatcaatcgtcctgtccccttagcagaaaaacagccccaaagcatgataatccacccccatgcttcacagtaggtgtggtgttcttgggatgcaactcagtattcttcttcctccaaacacgaggagtggagtttataccaaaatggatactggatgatacagcagaggattgggagaatgtcatgtggtcagatgaaaccaaaattgaaccttttggtataaactcaactcgtgtgtgtgtgtgtgtatatgtatatatatatatgtgtgtatatatacacacatatacacacacactgtcaatGTTAAAAAGAAAGGACTGGATGTCACCTACGTGCTCGCCAACCTCCGATAATTCCTcttaattatcaatcaaattgtagactgtaaaattgacaatagattgtAAGTTcttaccgtaaaatcaacttgTGGTACCGTTTTTCTTCATATACAGTAAGAccctaaaacattaaaaaacaaacacaaaaaacattaaaacaaaacgTCACggtaaaataaaaagaaaagaaaactggctgctctgttgcttgaatttttaACCGCTAAGTAAACAGTGgtgttgtttctccattccattctagTAAAAAAACACTCAATCTAGTAAAttgtttatatgctgtaaaaaaaactcattttactgtaaaattctggtgattgagctgccagtttttaaagtaaaattgtattattttttgcagctaatataaaaaatacattgttaatgtagtatgtatgtatatatatatatatatatatatatatatatatatatatatatatatatatgtgtgtgtgtgtgtgtatatatgtatacatatatatgcatatatgtatatgtatatatatatatatatatatatatatatgtatatatatatatatgtatatatatatacgtatatatgtatatatatatatatatatatacatatatatatatatatatatatatatatatatatatatatatatatatatatatatatatatattgtcattgtTAAAAAGAAAGGATTTGATGTTACCTACGTGCTCACCAACCTACATTATTTTCTCTTGGGCGCTGCCAAaggtatcaaactcaaggcccaggggccaaatctggcccgccacatgattttatgtggccctcgaaagcctggaaataatatgcgttaaaaaatattttcttactaaatatatttatttcccttttgacgtgaaaaatcatgtactgcacgcagttgcatgtcttttaaaattcaatattatccaaatattatattatcatgtattccaaaaatattattttttttaaataagaataaagactgtacttaaatatctgctttacTTATGAGTTCAAAACTAATTATCATCAATCACAATttcgactgtaaaattgacaatagatttgaaggtttttggtttttttaccataaaatcaacTTTTGGTACTGTTTTTCTTCATATATAGtaagacacaaacacaaaaaaaaattaaaacaagattttccagtagaaaaaaaaaaatcaaaaaactgcAATCTCTGTTGATTGAATTTTAccactaaaaacagtggtattgtttctccattccattctatttattcaatttttttatatgctggaaaaaaaaaacactgattttactataaaattctAGTGACAGCTGccagttttaaagtaaaaattatatatgtatttttcagcTTGTACGAGAAatattgtttatgtatatatatatatatatatatatatatatatatatatatatgtaggtgtgggaaaaatcacaagactacttcatctctacagaactgtttcatgaggggttccctcaatcatcaggagattttaattttaatatatatatatatatatatgtgtgtgtgtgtgtgtgtgtgtaaatatacatatatatgtatatatacaatatgtgtgtgtatacatatatacacatatgtgtatatatgtacataaaacgATTGTAGCCAAACAGCAATGAAGataattattataaaaataaCCATAAAACTAGTGccacatttatttgttttttttatataaattaaGAATTTTAAAGTTTATATGAATGAATTGAAGTGTCGTTAAACTTGTTTTATTAAGAACCTCCCAATACAATTAACTTTAAATGTGTTTTGCGTTTTATTCAAACTGTGACAAGTGTTGCTGACTTTGTTgatttagttttttaatcaatgctGTGATTTTGATCCAAAACATTGTTTAAGTCCTTTACATTTGTTTAGTTCAAACGTTGGCATTATATgatgttattttatttatatacgtATTTGTTATGTAtttctttgtttctttttttacttaaaaaacgaGTTAACTGTTAAATAACTAAACTTCGACTCGAATTCAAGCATGACGATCCTTCGACTtgtggccacgcctcctcacttGTCATTGGTGCTGTTTTATCAACAAATGTCCACTTGTTTAAGTTAGAGCGTCTCCCATTGGCTGCTGAGGCTGTCAATCAGTTGACACccctttttttataaagtgcctcttattataatatgtaatatgcaaAAACAACGGAAATGAACAAACAGTATAATAAATAAGTGAAATATGTTTAATTTGAAGATGTTTTAAGCAAAAATGTTAACAATTCATAAGAAGCGGTTTTaagtttattttgtttattttattcatttaaaaaacgaGTTACGGATTAAAAAACTGAACTACGGCTTGACAATGTTTTGATTTGTAGCCACGCCTCCTCACTTGTCATTGGCGCTCTTTTATCAACAAACGCCCGCCTGTTTTGTGAGAGCGTCTCCTATTGGCTGCTGAGGCTGTCAGTCAGTTGACGCCCCTTGTTATAAAGAGCCTTCTAACATAATGTGCAAAAATAACGTAAATGAGCAATTGTTTGCTCATTTCCGTTATTCTTTTAATTTGAAGGTGTTTTAAACGGAATTGTTAACAATCCATAAGAAGCGGTTTCGCAATTAATTTGATTTTGTTAACTTAAAAAACGAGTTCtttattaaaaaactaaactacgGCTTGACAATGTTTCGATCTGTAGCCACGCCTCCTCACTTGTCATTGGTGCTTTTTGATCAACGAACGTCCGCCTGTTTAAGTGAGAGCGTCCCCTATTGGCTGCTGAGGCTGTCAGTCAGTTGacgccccttttttttttataaagagcCTCCTAACATAATATgcaaaaataacataaaatagcAATTGTTTGCTCATTtccgttatttttttaatttgaaggTGTTTTAAAGGGAATTGTTAACAATCCGTAAGAAGCGGTTTCGCaattaattgtattttgtttacttaaaaaacgagttcttttttaaaaaactaaactccgGCTTGACAATGTTTTGATTTGTAGCCACGCCTCCTCACTTGTCATTGGCGCTCTTTTATCAACAAACGCCCGCCTGTTTTGTGAGAGCGTCTCCTATTGGCTGCTGAGGCTGTCAGTCAGTTGACGCCCCTTTTTTTATAAAGAGCCTCCTAACATAATATGCAAAAATAACGTAAAATAGCAATTGTTTGCTCATttacgttattttttttaatttgaaggtGTTATAAACGGAATTTTTAACAATCCATTAGAAGCAGTTTCGCaattaattgtattttgtttacttAAAAAACGAGTTCtttattaaaaaactaaactccgGCTTGACAATGTTTTGATTTGTAGCCACGCCTCCTCACTTGTCATTGGCGCTCTTTTATCAACAAACGCCCGCCTGTTTTGTGAGAGCGTCTCCTATTGGCCGCTGAGGCTGTCGGTCAGTTTTCTATAAAGAGCCTCCTAACATAATATGCTAATATGCAAAAATAACGTAAATGAGCAATTGTTTGCTCATTtacgttattttttttatttgaaggtGTTTTAAACGGAATTTTTAACAATCCATAAGAAGTGGTTTCGcaattaattttattttgtttacttaaaAAACTAAACTCCGGATTGACAAATGTTTCGATTTGTAGCCACGCCTCCTCACTTGTCATTGGCGCTCTTTGATCAACAAACGTCCGCCTGTTTAAGTGAGACAGTCTCCTATTCGCTGCTGCGGCTGTCAGTCAGTCGCCTCCCCTTTATATAAAGCGCCCGCACGCGCGCGTCTTCACTCCCCAGTCAAGCGACGTCAGTTCACGTCAATTAAAACTTCTTCACCTTTTTGCCCCCAGAAAATGATCGATAAAGTTGAAAAACACCTTGGCTTtcggatatatttttatttttgactcGCTTCGCCAATTTTGACGGACTTCCGGCCGCAGGTGAGCATGGGCGTCACTCGGTGAGGATTAGCGGCGTGAGGGAGGCGACATGCGCCGCGGGGACGTGCCTGTGACCCGGGGAGGCTGATGGAAAATAGCCCGCTGAGCGCCCGCTGCTCCGGCCCCGTCCAGAGGAAAGTCCTCCTGCTCAGCATCATGGTCCTCGTCTGGCTCTTCATGCTCTACTCCTGCGCGGGGCCGTGCTCCGGCGTGCCCGGCGGGCTGCTCGAGTCCTACCGGGACAGCGGCGCTCCGGTGGTGGCCAGGAGGACCGAGCGGGCGGACCTGCTGTCGCGGCTGATGGTGGCCAAGACGCCGCCGCAGCAGCCGCAGCAGCCGTGGGAGGACGTGGACGACGAGGAGCCCCCCGTCAGGACCGCCGCCGCGTCCCGGGACTTGCTGGACGACGAGCCGCCGGAGAGGACCGCCGACTGGGACGGCGTGCCCGGCCGGGCGCCAGCTCCGGAGCCCAGCGGCTTGTCGAGCTTCTCCAACGGCTCCGGGAGCAAGAAGCTGCCGCAGGCGATCATCATCGGGGTGAAGAAGGGAGGCACCCGGGCTCTGCTGGAGTTCCTGCGGGTGCACCCGGACATCAGGGCCGTGGGGGCCGAGCCGCACTTCTTCGACCGCAACTACGACAAGGGCCTGGGGTGGTACAGGTGAGACCCCGCACACCTTTCACGCACTTTCAAGCACATTTTACCCCCATTTTGCACCATTTTAGCATTGCAATTAAGGGTTTTAAACCACGGCATTGTTTAATTGTATTGTTAAAATTTAATACAAAATGAGGATTATgatttattaaaatacatttttctatcatgcaggcagttttaatctttttttttcattttgcacCATTTTTGCACCAGTCATTACAATTAAATATATTAATCCACAACATTGTTGTATGGTTAAAATCTAGTACAAAAGGATTATGatttattaaaatacatgtttctGTCATGCAGGcacttttaatcttttttttccattttgcacCATTTTAGCACCATAGTCATTACAATCAAGTATATCAAtccacaacatttttttattgtatggtTAAAATTTTACAAAAGGAGGATTATGATTTATTAAAATACATTGTTCTGTCATGCAGGCTTATGCACTTTTAATTAAGGTGCAATATGTCACTTTGCATGCTCAGTGTGCACTGATCTCTGTCGGACGCCCTGCAACACTGCAGCCTTATTGGTACATTTACAATGATAGAACTATTCATGCTTTATGTCATATTTTTTTAGTTGCACTTTTTGCATGGAATACAATATATAcatcttttaaaaaataattctcAAATGTACTGCTTTAATTGTGCAAAACaacacaaataatgtaaatattttagTGTTGTGGAAAAGTGCATTTATGCAAaaatatgcacaaagcaaactttaATTGCTGCCCACAAATGTACAATAATTATTTGTAATAAACAAGGAATATAACCTGAGACAAATATGATTTTAAACTTTTGAATGCACGTCCAGCACTTAAAACCTTTAACATATCAGAATGTGGGATGGAATAATAGAGTGAAGTCAAACTATGATCTGTTCTAacaaaataattaatcaaaataatatttttttttagttgcaaGGTTTGCATGGAATTTAATATATACTTTAATATaaagttatttcatatgttaacttGTTTGCTCTAACAAACACTGTATTGTTTTAATTGTGCAAAAACACAAATAGtgtaaatattttagtgttttgaTGTGTTTAGGTGTGGAAAAGTGCATTTATGCGCAAAGCAAAAAGGTGCAATAAAAGAGGAATATAACctgagagaaaaatgtaatttcaaacttttagtttagtttatttcttcttcggtcagtggtcaagaaaataaacagttttacataaacaaacataaattaaaaatgaatGCACATCCAGCACTTGAAACCTTTAACATATCAGAATGTGGGATAAAATGATGTGGAACAAAGTACTTTAAGAGGCTGTTAGaactaaaaacaaaataattcatCAAAATATTCATATTCATGCTTTATGTTGGAGTTTTTTTAGTTCCATGATTTGcatgtaatataatatattctttttatttaaatgttcacTTTTTTGCTCAAATGTACTGCTTTAATTGTGCAAAACAcaaattatgtaaatattttagtgttttgaTGTGTTTAAGTGTGGAAAAGTGCATTTATGACCAAAGCAAACGATGACATGCTGCCCAAAAAGGTGCAATAAAAGAGGAATATAACCTGAGAGAAAAATATAACTTCAaacttttagtttagtttattatttcttcggtcagtggtcaacaaaataaacaaacagatgtacattcataaattaaaAATGAATGCACATCCAGCACTTAAAACCTTTAacatatcagtatgtgggatAAAATGATGTGGAACAATGTACTTTAAGAGGCTGTTAGaactaaaaacaaaataattcatCAAAATATTCATATTCATGCTTTATGTTGGAGTTTTTTTAGTTGCATGATTTGCatgtaatatattattttatttaaatgttcacTTTTTTGCTCAAATGTACTGCTTAAATTGTGCAAAACAACAcaaattatgtaaatattttagtgttttgaTGTGTTTAAGTGTGGAAAAGTGCATTTATGACCAAAGCAAACGATGACATGCTGCCCAAAAAGGTGCAATAAAAGAGGAATATAACCTGAGAGAAAAATATAACTTCAgacttttagtttagtttattatttcttcggtcagtggtcaagaaaataaacagttttacataaacaaacataaattaaaaatgaatGCACATCCAGCACTTAAAACCTTTAACATATCAGAATGTGGGATAAAATGATGTGGAACAAAGTACTTTAAGAGGCTGTTAGaaccaaaaacaaaataattcatCAAAATATTCATATTCATGCTTTATGTTGGAGTTTTTTTAGTTGCATGATTTGcatgtaatataatatatacttttatttaaatgttcACTTTTTTGCTCAAATGTACTGCTTTAATTGTGCAAAACAACACAAATTATGTAAATAGTTTAGTGTTTTGATGTGTTTAAGTGTGGAAAAGTGCATTTATGACCAAAGCAAACGATGACATGCTGCCCAAAAAGGTGCAATAAAAGAGGAATATAACCTGagagaaaaatataatttaaaacttTTAGTTTAGTGTATTTTCTTCTTTGGTCAaaggtcaacaaaataaacagatgtacattcataaattaaaAATGAATGCACATCCAGCACTTAAAACCTTTAacatatcagtatgtgggatAAAATGATGTGGAACAAAGTACTTTAAGAGGCTGTTAGaactaaaaacaaaataattcatCAAAATATTCATATTCATGCTTTATGTTGGAGTTTTTTTAGTTGCATGATTTGCATGTaatatatgccatccatccattttctaccgcttattccctttcggggtcgcggggggcgctggcgcctatctcagctacaatcgggcatatgCTTTTATTTAAATGTTCACTTTTTTGCTCAAATGTACTGCTTTAATTGTGTAAAACAACACAAATGATGTCAATATTTTAGTGTTTGATGTGTTTAGGTGTGGAAAAGTGCATTTATGCAAAACTATGCACAAACCAAACTATGACATGCTGCCCAAAAAAGTACATTAGTTTCCTCAATAAATGAGGAATAAAACCTGCGAGAAACATATAATATCAAACTTTTGAATGCACGTCCAGCACTTAAAACCTTTAACATATCAGAATGTGGGATGAAATGATGTGGAACAAAGTACTAAtgtgatccactttaagaggctGTTTGAGCTTAAAACAATATAATTcatcaaaaataatatttaatatcatGCTTTATATTGTTGGAGTTGTTTAGTTGCATGAAATATAATACATACTTCAATATAAACTTCTtaaaatgttcactttttttGCTCAAATGCATTGCTTGAATTGTGCAAAACACCATTTGTGTAAGTATTTTACTGTTTAGGTGCATTTATGCCAAATTGAGCACTAAGCAAACTATAACGTACATTAATTGTTCTCAATAAACGAGGAATATaacttgaataaaacataatttcaaaCTTTTGAATGCACGTCCAGCACTTAAAACCTTTAACATATCAGAATGTGGGGTGAAAAGATGTGGAACAAAGTACTAATGTGATCCACTTCAAGAGGCTGTTTGAACTAAAAACTAAATAATTcatcaaaataataattaaattcatGCTTTATATTAGAGTTTTTTTAGTTGCATGATTTGCATGTAATATAAAATATACTTTCTTTAGATACTTATAACAGCAGTGATGCaggcatagaggatctttgaatagaaTGCATTGCAGTAGATTCtaaaaacaacaatgtttctgccatatagaggatctttgacaataaTTTTTTTCAGTACATTCTAAAAACAATGTttctgccatatagaggatctttgacaagaatTTTTTGCAGTACATTCtaaaaacaacaatgtttctgttatatagaggatctttgactacaatGCATTGCAGTAGATTCtaaaaacaacaatgtttctgtcatatagaggatctttgactacaatACATTACAGTAGATTCtaaaaacaacaatgtttctgccatatagaggatctttgactagaatttatTGCAGtacattctaaaaacagcaatgttcctgtcatatagaggatctttgactagaatttcttGCAGTACATTCtaaaaacaacaatgtttctgtcatatagaggatctttgactaaaattTCTTGCAGtacattctaaaaacagcaatgttcctgtcatatagaggatctttgactagaatttcttGCAGTAGATTCTAAAAACAACaatgcttctgtcatatagaggatctttgactacaatGCATTGCAGTAGATTCtaaaaacaacaatgtttctgtcatatagaggatctttgactaaaattTCTTGCAGTACATTCTaaaaacaacaatgttcctgtcatatagaggatctt is part of the Nerophis ophidion isolate RoL-2023_Sa linkage group LG08, RoL_Noph_v1.0, whole genome shotgun sequence genome and encodes:
- the LOC133557020 gene encoding heparan sulfate glucosamine 3-O-sulfotransferase 3B1-like gives rise to the protein MENSPLSARCSGPVQRKVLLLSIMVLVWLFMLYSCAGPCSGVPGGLLESYRDSGAPVVARRTERADLLSRLMVAKTPPQQPQQPWEDVDDEEPPVRTAAASRDLLDDEPPERTADWDGVPGRAPAPEPSGLSSFSNGSGSKKLPQAIIIGVKKGGTRALLEFLRVHPDIRAVGAEPHFFDRNYDKGLGWYR